TACGTTGTTTCAGTTTATTGAAGGATGGTACAACCGTTGTCGTATTCATAGTCAATTAAACTTTCAGACACCTCAGGAAGTAGAAGATAAGTTCCGTCAATCTGTATAAAAAGTTAACTTATTGGTGTCTAAGATATTGACCCAAGTCCATTATTCCTAAATAAGAAAAAGTGAATTGAATAGTTACAATAGTAAGACTTACAATAAATACAATTAAAAATGTTGTAGATATTCGTTTTACTTTATACAATAAAGACAAATAAATACTTAGAGGCATAAGCATAATCAAGTTGAAAAATGTTAATTTTATAGAAATCCAGAAATAACAAGCTAAACCATAAGTAAGATACATACTAAACAGGTCACCAATAAAATAAAATGAGATTAATTGAGTAGTTGCTAGAAAGGCATATTGAGGCGGGAGCAAGATACCTCCAGTAGTAAGTTGAACTACATTTAGTAAATAGACAACAAAACTATAAATAATGAAGAAAGATTCGTAATTGTAAATACATGTGACGTAGAAATACACATAGGGGATAATCGTGACTTAGAAAATGAAATCCTCGCCAAAATTCTAAAAGATCAGCTATTACTAACGATATTGAACATATTGCTACTCAAATAATAAATTCATATTTATCCTCCGATGTAACATTGAAGTATGAACATAATCATGGACATATTCGATTTATTGAAAAAGCGAAATATCCTAAAGAAATCTACCATGAGGTAGCTTTTCAATTCAATAAAGAGTCTCAGTCCTTTAAATCTCCAGTTTGGATGCGAATATCCGATGATGATTGGATTATAAAAAATAATAATATTAAATAAAACTAGAAGATAAATTGAAATCGAGATGGAGTGATATTTTTGGATGAGAAGAACAATCATTCTTTTAAAGAAATTCTACAAATAATTTTTATTATTGTATTTATTACATTTTTATCAAGTGCTCTCCCAGAATGGTATATTCCACAATTTATAATGAATAGTGTTGTGTCTAGCATACTAATTATCATTATTGTGGTGGCTTGGAAACTAGGGGAACTAGTGGAACTAGTGGAACTAAAAGTAAAATATTTTTTCATTCAAGGTTATTGTTTATTATTTAGTCTTTCTTTTTTATTTGCTCAGCCAATAATTAAGTATTTTTGGCAAGAGGGGAATTCTTCATGGGTTTTATTATTAGTAATCTGGATAGTGGGGTTTGTCATTACAACATTCTTAAAGGAGAATATTTTTCAAGCCTTTTCAAAAACCTTTGAGAATAGGTTCAGCGTGGCCCTTCATATTGTCGTCTTTATTTGTATAATCGTTGGTCCGCTGCTAATTATTATTGGGAATTCAAATAATTTTTATATATTTTATCAGAACATTCCATATTTAGTGCTATATTTATTTTCTGCTCTATTACAAATGGCGCTCACGCTCCCTGCGTCTTTGAAGCACCTAAAAGATATTTAAACCCATTTCTAGCACTAGAATATCTGATGAAGCACCAACCTTAATAAAGTACACGATTCATCGCTTTCACCCAATAATAATAAGTACTACGAGGAATCTCTGCGATGAATAATAGTTTCTTTACGGGAAATTCATGCCTTAACTCATAGATTACTTGTGCTTTGTCTTGTTTGGTAATTTTCCCTTGTTTTGAACTAAGGCATTCAACTTTTTTAGGTAAGCATTTTCCAGGCGTAATTGTTCCAATTCTTGTTGAAGTGCCTCATAAGAGCCTTCGGTCTGCTTTTCATTATTGATTTGCGTATTTTCTTGTTTTTTCATAGATTGACGCCCCTCTTTCTTTGAAAACAGGGCATCAATTCCTCCTTTTTCTTAAGCAACTTTCCATTGCCTAAGTGATTCTGGAGAAGGGATGTTAAAAATTGCAGCCGTTTCTCTGATAGACGCCCGATTCTCGTTCATATAAGTAGGTACGTCTAGTTTAAACTCTACAGAGTAACTTGTATACTTTGTAATAAAAGCTCCTTCACCATAAGCCTTGTACAATTTCACCCATTGATGAAAATTACTGTGGTGCACCCCTATAGATTGAGCGATAGCTTCACCGCTGTCATTTCCATCAAGAAATTGTTTTACGGCTTTAATTTTTACTTCAGTAGAAAATTTGCCCATAAAAAAAAACACCTCCAATTGATAGTTGTGTCTAACAATTGGGGTGCAGTTCATCGATAAACGCGCCCTTTTCTTGAAGACTTCAATTCGAGATAACCTATAATTTAGTCTTCAAATAAATCCTCCACTACTTGAATAATAAATTAAATATTTACGGTTTATCATTTGGTTTAGACCAATATCCCAGACCTTCCAAAGCCCTTAAAATATCGTCCACTTCACTTTCTCATAGTGCATCATCAAATTTGTCTACTAATATCGTTCTAATTTTTGCAAGCCTATTAGTTATTTTCCAATCATTTATAAATTGAGTTGTTTCTCTTTCATATTCAGCTCTATGTTTTGCATCTCCTTCTTTCAAAAATTCTTCACCGAAGTAAGAACCCATTTTATGTAATGAAATTAAAATAAGCTCCACCTCTGTTAAAGCATCAATTATTTCTTCCCCTAAGTATGTTACGCTTTCATTTTTCCCAACAATTATTTACACTCTCAAAAAGTCTTGGATGAGTTCAGTACAAGTCACTCTTCCATTATTAATTTTTTCCTAATTTTAGCATATAAGTGTCTTTCGTTACTCTACAATCTGACCAGATTCATAAAGAAGAGGGCTTCTCTATTTCTGAAAAGCCCTCGGTTACGGAGTATCTACTTTGAATAATAAAATCAAACTAACCTAATATCTTGCTATTGAATTTTATCAAATAATGATGGTCTCGGTTCACCCATACCCAAATGTGCCCATTCTTCTTTTGAAGGCCCGTATATTCCCGGTACACTAAGTCCTGCTTGCCTCATAAGAATAGTTATTTGTCCTCGGTGATGAGTTTGATGTTGATTTAAAAATAATAATAATATTCACTTTTCCATTTTTTGATCAAAGCTCAAATAGATTCTCATCAGTCCATTGAGTTTTCAATGCCTCAACAAACTGATTTGAAGATTTAACATAGCTTTCGGCAATAAATTTAGCCGAAGAAGGGACGAGCCAGTCTTCATTAGGAGCTTTAAATTTCAAACCTGCCTGTGAACTAATCACTTTAATAGAAGTAACCGTATGCCACGCAATACGTCCAAGAGTCCAATGCTGTGGAATAAATTCTTGTTCCAATGATTTATCGGTAAGATTCTCAAGAAGCTTACTTGTAGCTTTAGATTCAAATTCCCAAGATATCAAAAACTCGTTTAATCTCTGGTACATAAATAATCGACCTCTCAATATATAGTTATATTTACTTTCTCCCTTTGGTAAAAATAACCCCCTGAACTGACATTTTAATATGTACAATAAATCTTTTTTGAAGAGATAGTGTCAAGAAGTGATACGTGAGAATAAAATATGATCTTCTTTTAGCAGAAACAAGTTTAGTCTTATTTTCTTGGGTATTTTAAGTTTGCCTTTTTACCAGCTATGTGAAAAGTCAATTTGCTTATTTATCGAGTAAAAGATGGCAAGGTAACATATTAAGAACCATAATTGTTGTCTTACCTTCTTTTAAATTACTTACCTGTCAAATTGTTTTCTGTTAAGGACATAATGATAATATTGTTCATTTTCAATATTAATAGTGTTAACATAGGTGAAGCCTGTTTTTTCTATCACTTTATTTGAGCTCACATTGTTTGTCAAAGCTATGGCATTAAGTGTTTCAAGGTTAGTCTTCTCAAACAAATAGTTAATCAATCCGTGTACAGCTTTAGTTGTATATCCTCTGTTTCTATAATGCTTTGATATTAGATAACTAATTTCTCTGTTTGGAAATGGTAATTGATCCCTCATAAAAGTAGCACAACAACCAATAAACTCACCAGTTTCCTTTAAGATAATCCCTAATTTAAGTTTATTACCGTCAATAGTAGGTACAGATTGTAAGAACTCTCTATTAGCAGGAATTTCCCAGTTTACTAACCAATCTAGCCTTTGCTCTTTAGTTGATTTCCAATCAGGTAAAAATTCTAAAACCCCAGGTTGTGTAGTAAGTTCATAATATTCATCGAGATCTTCAATTCTCAATTCTCTTAAATAAATATCTCCACAGTCTATTATAATTGTCATAAATGTATACTCCTTCTTAAACCTTTTGGTTTCAATATCCCTTATGCTGAAGACTTGAATTCGAGATAACTTATATTTTTTCTATCACAAATAATTTGTTAATTCCGCAATAGAGATAAGTCATACAAAATTAAACTTTGAGTGATTTACAACTCTTACATCGAGGACAAAGAAACTAAGAACATCAAAAAAAATAGGCTTAAACTAGTAATTACAGTCAATATAGATACTATAAACATTTTAAAATTTTCCTTACACTTTATGACTCCCATGAACCCAGAGATAATGCCGAAAAGAATTAATGATCCCCATATAAAATTCACTAATTGAAATGAAAATAAAATAAAAAAGTCAAAGAAGAAAAGCGTAAAGGTCATTGTTTGAAGGGTTATAATAAATAAAAGTAATTTCATTTTTCACCTCAAAGTTACTAAATCGCTTCATTATTTCAATAATATTCACAATTATAGCATGTATATTAGTATCGCTATTCCGTTATATGGCTCTCTCATGAGAAAGGGACTTCTCTATACAGAAAAGCGCCCTTTTGCCAAAGACTTGAATTCGAAATACTTTTTTTATTTAATAAGGAAACTCTTCTTTCAATAAAGAAATTAAATAAGAATCAATCTGGTTAAAATCAAGAATTTTGTTTTCAATAAATATATCTAACGACAAATAATTTTGGAGATATGTATAAGCTATTTCTCTATTATTTACCTTCAAGTTAGAAAAATATTTTGTCATATAATAAGCTTTTTCTCCTAATATTGGAACAACATTCAATAACCTTATTAGTGTATCATCTTGGTTTTCTATTATAAAACTATGCGTACCATGTTGTTCCATCCATCCCTCAATATATGGAATAGACTTAAGAATATCATCTTGAATTTCAGTTGTTAATCCATCTGACATCATAGCATTCAAAGATGTTGTTAATGAAGGGATAACTTGCTCAATTCTTTTACGAAAAAGACACTCTGACTCAGGTGGTCTTTCCTTAATAATTAATTGATTAGTAATAAGTTTAGGTAGTCCAACGGGGTGAATACCAAGGTTTATAAAGAAATAATCACCGTAACTGCTTTTTTGAATATGTATCAACTTATAAAATCCATTTTCAATTTTCCAGAATGAATTCCGATTTTTTCTATAACCATATTTTTTCGTAGCTTGCTTCATTTTCATTTTGAAATTCTCTAAACCCACCAAACCCCCTACCCCCTTGAATAGCTAGTCATTATAAAAACTTTGAGATCTCTTCAATTCTTTTTAAAATTGAGAAACTAGAATTTTGAATTACTCCAAAAGCGCCCAATTGCTGAAGACTTGAATTCGAGAGAAACCCCATTATTTTAAAACCTTCGTTACTTATAAATCATTCTTTTCTAGTCAGTATCAGTTACACAAATTAACCAAATACGTTTTAGTTCTTTATCTATTAAAAACCATGTACAATCCCAAGCGACATCATAAAACCAAGTACTCCATGGGTTATAGGAACGATATGGAAGAATATCTAAAATCCTATCGCCAAAGATGAATTGACATAATTCCTCTCCTAGATTTTTAGCCTCCTTTGGTGTTCCAGGAAAAGATTCATAAGCCCCACCATGATATATTGTGTCTCCAAAGTCTCCATCTAACAAAAATGGACTTATTCTTTCAAAATCTGTTTTACAAACTAATTCATCTTCTATTTTTAACTCTGGAATTGCTTGTTTAATGTCTTTAGATGTAAAAAAATTATTGAAATATCTTTCGTGTTCTTCACACAAATACGGAGATAGCAAGTTTTTATTATTTAT
The DNA window shown above is from Bacillus spongiae and carries:
- a CDS encoding DUF4304 domain-containing protein gives rise to the protein MGLENFKMKMKQATKKYGYRKNRNSFWKIENGFYKLIHIQKSSYGDYFFINLGIHPVGLPKLITNQLIIKERPPESECLFRKRIEQVIPSLTTSLNAMMSDGLTTEIQDDILKSIPYIEGWMEQHGTHSFIIENQDDTLIRLLNVVPILGEKAYYMTKYFSNLKVNNREIAYTYLQNYLSLDIFIENKILDFNQIDSYLISLLKEEFPY
- a CDS encoding GNAT family N-acetyltransferase — its product is MTIIIDCGDIYLRELRIEDLDEYYELTTQPGVLEFLPDWKSTKEQRLDWLVNWEIPANREFLQSVPTIDGNKLKLGIILKETGEFIGCCATFMRDQLPFPNREISYLISKHYRNRGYTTKAVHGLINYLFEKTNLETLNAIALTNNVSSNKVIEKTGFTYVNTINIENEQYYHYVLNRKQFDR